A window of Plantibacter sp. PA-3-X8 genomic DNA:
AGGCACACAGCCCCCGCCACGGCCGCTAGTCCGTACAATGCGAACGATGTCCATCGATCACGACGCCCAGGCCGGGCCGGCCGCTGCCGACGACGCAGCGGCCGGTACCGCGCACGACCTCGCGATCGGTGCCGTGGAGGAGCAGTTCGCGCTGCTCATCAACCGCATCCGCAACGGCATCCGCGACCGGGCCGAGCGGATCTCCCCCGGACTCCAGCCGGCCGGCTACAAGCTGCTCAGCATGGTCTCGCGCTCTGGAGCGATCCGCGCCGGTGCCCTGGCCGAGATGCTCGCGACGGACAAGAGCGCGGTGAGCCGCCTCATCCACCAGCTGGAGGAGCTCGGCCTCGTCACGAGGACCCCGGACCCCGAGGATGGTCGAGCCAGCCTCGTCGTCGCGACGGCCGAGGGCAAACGCCGGATGGAGTCGACGAAGGCGAGCGACCAGGCGATGCTCTACCAGCAGCTCTCGTCCTGGGACGAGGCCGAGGTGCGGCGGCTCGCCGAACTCCTCGCGAAGCTCAACGACACCCTCTGAAGTCCCTTTCTCAGGAGTCCTCTGGAGCGCCGGGCTCGCGAGCGAGCGACGCGCCGAGGAACTCCTGAGAACGGGTCAGCGCCAGCTGTGCTTCGGGTCGTACCCGAGGACCTCGCGGGCGTGGTCGATCGAGAGCAGCGTCCCGTTGCCGGCGATGTCGCCGTTGACGGGCACGTCCGGGAAGACCTCCGCGACGAGCTCGACGTTGTCGCGCGACATGACCGTGTCGGCCGCAGCGATGATGAACCGGTCGAACCCGGTGGCCTGGTGCTCGAGCGCGAGCCGCACGGCCTGCGCGCCGTCACGGCCGTCGATGTAGCCCCAGAGGTTCCACTTGCGGAGGGTGGCGTCGGCGTCGAACGACGGGAACGCCGCGTAGTCGGCCTCGTCCATCACGTTGGAGAAGCGGAGGGCGATGATCTTGAGCTCGGGGTGCCACCGCGTGAGTTCGATCGCCAGCTGTTCCTCGAGGTGCTTCGAGAGCGAGTACGTCGACTCGGGTCGGGCGGCGTAGGCCTCGTCGACGGGGATGTAGGGCGGCGGGGTGTCGAACGGCAGCCCGAGGACGGTCTCGCTCGACGCCGTGACGATGTTCGTGATGCCGGCCTTGATGGCGGCGTTGAACACGTTGTAGGTGCTGAGGATGTTGTTCTGGAAGGTCGCGGTGTTCGTCGAGAGCCCCGGCGCGGGGATGGCGCTCAGGTGGACGACCGCGTCGAACCCGTCGGGCGCCTGCTCGTCGACACCGGTGAGGGCGTCGAACACCTGGCCAGCGTCACGCAGGTCGATGCGGACGAAACCGTCACCGCGCTCTCCCGCCTGGTCGAGGTTGATCACCAGGTGACCGTGCTCCCGAAGATGGCCGACCACTGTTCGCCCGAGCTTGCCCGAGCCTCCCGTCACTGCGATTCTCATGACGCCCATCCTGGTCCATCAACCCGCGATCGCGTGGACGATTGACAACTCCCCCAGGATCGGGCGACCGAAGCGGAATGGTCGACCGCCGGGTCGCGTTGGACGAGACGTGAAGCTCACCCTGTACACCTCCGCGTTCTGCGCTCCCTGCATGCAGGCTCGCGCCGTCCTGGCCGAGGTCCCGGCGCTCGTGGCCGGTGCCGTCGTCGAGGAGCGCGACGTCGCCTTCCGTTCGGCGGAGGCCGAGGCGGACGGCATCCGCTCCACCCCGACCGTCATCATCACGGCCGACGACGGCACCGAGGTGTTCCGTGCGACGGGCGCACCGACGCTCAACCAGGTGCTGGTCGCGGCGGCGAAGGCGCTGTAGCCGGCGACCGCCCTTCGACAAGCTCAGGGACCGAAGAGGCAGCTCAGGGACCGGAGAAGCAGCTCAGGGACCGGAGAAGCAGTTCAGGGTCCGGGGCTACTGGGTGCTGAACGCCGCGTCGAAGGACTGCTCGGGCAGCTTCCAGAGCAGGTTCCGGATGTATCCGACGGCCTCCTCGGCTCCGTGCAGGCGGTCCATGCCGGCGTCCTCCCACTCGATCGAGATCGGCCCGGCGTAGCCGATGCTCGAGAGGGCACGGAAGGCGTCCTCCCACGGCACGTCGCCGTGACCGGTCGACACGAAGTCCCAGCCGCGTCGCGGGTCGCCCCAGGGCAGGTGCGAGCCGACGATGCCGGCGTGACCGGTCGCCGGCCGGATCCGGGTGTCCTTGCAGTCGACGTGGTAGATCCGGTTCGCGAACTCGACGATGAACCCCACCGGGTCGACGCCCTGCCACATCATGTGCGACGGATCCCAGTTGAAACCGAACGCCGGGCGGTGGTCGATCGCCTCGAGGGTCCGGACACTCGTCCAGTAGTCGTAGGCGATCTCGGACGGGTGCACCTCGTGGGCGAAGCGGACACCTTCGGCGTCGAAGACGTCGAGGATCGGGTTCCAGCGGGTGGCGAAGTCCTCGTAGCCAGCGTCGATGACGGAGGCCGGCACCGGCGGGAACATCGCGGAGTACTGCCAGATCTTCGACCCCGTGAAACCGACGACCGTGTCGACGCCGAGCTTGCGCGCGACCCGTGCGGACCGCTTCATGTCCTCGGCCGCCCGCTGGCGCACCCCCTCCGCGTCGCCGTCGCCCCAGGTGTAGTCGCGCACGATCGCCTGGTGGCGGAAGTCGATCGGGTCGTCGCACACGGCCTGGCCGGTGAGGTGGTTCGAGATCGCGAAGACCTCGAGGCCGTGCCGGTCGAGGATGTCGAGGCGGGACTGCAGGTAGGCGTCGTCCTCATCCGCGCGCTTCAGGTCGAGGTGGTCGCCCGAGGCCGCGATCTCGAGGCCGTCGTAGCCCCAGGAGGCGGCGAGGCGGGCGACCTCTTCGAAGGGGAGATCCGCCCACTGTCCGGTGAACAGGGTCACCGGGAGGCGGCTGGCGTACTGCTTGTCGGTGGTGTCGGTCATGCGGTGATCCTCTGCTCGTCGTCGGTGGAGGTGGCGATCGCTTCCCAGCGGCCGGTTTCGGCCGCGTCGAGGACGGCCTCGGTGATGCGCGCGGTGCGGAGTCCGTCGGCGAAGACGGGCAAGCCGTCCGGCGACTGCCCGGCCATCGCCGCGTAGCTGTCGGCCACGAACGCGTTGAAGGCGTCCTGGTAGCCCATCGGGTGCCCCGAGGGGACGATGGACAGGCGTGCGGCGTCCGGGTGCAGCTGGTCGGCGTCGCGAGGCAATACCTGCGTCCCCGACCGGCGTCCGAGCCACAGCGTCTCCGGCGCTTCCTGATCGAAGCCGATGCTGAGCTCCGTCCCGGCGACCTCGAGGTGCAGGCGGTTCTTCCGACCGGGCGCGACCTGCGAGACGAGCAGCGTGCCGATGGCGCCGCCCTCGAGCCGGATCACGACCGCGGCCGCGTCCTCGGTCGTGACCTCCGGAGTGTTCGCGCGCTCGGCGAAGAAGGTGCGGACCGTCGAACTGAGCTCCGTGATGCGCGCGCCGGTGATGAACTCGAGGAGGTCGACGAGGTGCGAACCGATGTCGGCGAAGGCGCGCGAGCGGCCACCGGCCGCCGAGTCGACCCGCCAGTTGTCGTCGGCCTGCGCGAGCAACCAGTCCTGGAGGTAGGACCCGCTGATGGTGAGCAGGGTCCC
This region includes:
- a CDS encoding sugar phosphate isomerase/epimerase encodes the protein MTDTTDKQYASRLPVTLFTGQWADLPFEEVARLAASWGYDGLEIAASGDHLDLKRADEDDAYLQSRLDILDRHGLEVFAISNHLTGQAVCDDPIDFRHQAIVRDYTWGDGDAEGVRQRAAEDMKRSARVARKLGVDTVVGFTGSKIWQYSAMFPPVPASVIDAGYEDFATRWNPILDVFDAEGVRFAHEVHPSEIAYDYWTSVRTLEAIDHRPAFGFNWDPSHMMWQGVDPVGFIVEFANRIYHVDCKDTRIRPATGHAGIVGSHLPWGDPRRGWDFVSTGHGDVPWEDAFRALSSIGYAGPISIEWEDAGMDRLHGAEEAVGYIRNLLWKLPEQSFDAAFSTQ
- a CDS encoding MarR family winged helix-turn-helix transcriptional regulator, producing MSIDHDAQAGPAAADDAAAGTAHDLAIGAVEEQFALLINRIRNGIRDRAERISPGLQPAGYKLLSMVSRSGAIRAGALAEMLATDKSAVSRLIHQLEELGLVTRTPDPEDGRASLVVATAEGKRRMESTKASDQAMLYQQLSSWDEAEVRRLAELLAKLNDTL
- a CDS encoding NAD(P)-dependent oxidoreductase; translation: MRIAVTGGSGKLGRTVVGHLREHGHLVINLDQAGERGDGFVRIDLRDAGQVFDALTGVDEQAPDGFDAVVHLSAIPAPGLSTNTATFQNNILSTYNVFNAAIKAGITNIVTASSETVLGLPFDTPPPYIPVDEAYAARPESTYSLSKHLEEQLAIELTRWHPELKIIALRFSNVMDEADYAAFPSFDADATLRKWNLWGYIDGRDGAQAVRLALEHQATGFDRFIIAAADTVMSRDNVELVAEVFPDVPVNGDIAGNGTLLSIDHAREVLGYDPKHSWR
- a CDS encoding Gfo/Idh/MocA family protein; this translates as MTVAGPGIAVVGGGFMATVHSRAARAAGARLVGVVASTPERSREVAASLGFERGYGSLDELLADPSVDVVHVCTPNALHAEQALAAIAAGKHVVCEKPLATDAATAERLVAAAAEAGVVGTVPFVYRFHPLVREARARVAAGDLGTLLTISGSYLQDWLLAQADDNWRVDSAAGGRSRAFADIGSHLVDLLEFITGARITELSSTVRTFFAERANTPEVTTEDAAAVVIRLEGGAIGTLLVSQVAPGRKNRLHLEVAGTELSIGFDQEAPETLWLGRRSGTQVLPRDADQLHPDAARLSIVPSGHPMGYQDAFNAFVADSYAAMAGQSPDGLPVFADGLRTARITEAVLDAAETGRWEAIATSTDDEQRITA